The Oncorhynchus tshawytscha isolate Ot180627B linkage group LG08, Otsh_v2.0, whole genome shotgun sequence genome window below encodes:
- the mcf2a gene encoding proto-oncogene DBL isoform X4: MAVNTMAVSYQRRGLPRIRRSPASFPGNLHLVLVLRPTSFFQRTVTDLGFRFSQEDFMLKMPVVMLSSVTDLLRYIDENQLTSEFGGTLDYCHSDWIVLRTAIESFAVTVKDIAQMLQAFGTKLAETELPDEGTAIVHLLSTHTDKYRKLKEAIWSVSKEGRHLLASLEASGREEDSLWDIRLDWETVQRLLAQLRDMESAFDGFFEKHHLKLQQYLQLLRYEHSFQEMELSLERLATQEREVSLSGETLTQTEQTLRDLDSLEAHAQEEMARAQTIILHGHQLAACHHYAMALIVQRCNELRHRCDTLSKALRAKHTHLSQTYQLMLRLDQAQSWCDDGAYLLAQQLVEKFQSKEGAQAALKDIDRFLEGAPSLLSSGHDLLAVEFESVLTPEIQVQIGKTFEKHTAVQEMIHNRQVCLRKLADKHIRPIQLVAPRPENPPRSKSPLFSPKHGVDGLKFSFDLSLPGKRTSRKSPGSRKIEVMHDYQENRSSLLSSLEGEDSPDLLKRHVMRELIETERVYVEELLSVLLGYRGEMENPGLSGLLPPILQSKKDILFGNMPEIYNFHSRVFLQDLEGCLETPEGVGACFLERKENFQVYECYCQNKSRSESLWRQFSDCAFFQECQKKLEHKLGLDSYLLKPVQRLTKYQLLLKELLKYSPGGCEGTSELQGALAAMLDLLKSVNDSMHQIAITGYQGELSDLGRVLMQGSFSVWISHKKGPTRMKELARFKPMQRHLFLYERALLFCKRREEHGEGADKTPSYSFKHCLKMSAVGITENVKGDVKKFEIWYSGREEVYLVQAPTVEVKMAWLNDLRRILTNQQKLLKGFGCHSHHSPKHTQQRVGLIHLRHPLSGSLFLSDEHCVNNQMPEHIQLSPPLSESKQQRASISSEDTESGRSSPDPQSHSPQHRRNRRSWPGAPHSVDICEGLEEWGGGEDPSQPSDTEEEDATQLAPGRYKALAECSRYGPDDLTIKSGDVIQLQHEDGEGHWLVKNLSRRQEGIIPVPNLHMILGNGSRGQSTRLGGKIQGRPESSAPLRGKMLSSSARGTWESG; the protein is encoded by the exons ATGGCTGTAAACACAATGGCTGTGAGTTACCAGCGCCGAGGATTGCCCAGGATACGGAGGAGCCCG GCCTCCTTCCCTGGGAACCTCCACCTGGTGCTGGTGCTGAGACCCACCAGCTTCTTCCAGCGCACCGTCACAGACCTGGGCTTCCGCTTCAGCCAGGAGGACTTCATGCTCAAGATGCCA GTGGTGATGCTGAGCTCTGTGACAGACCTACTGAGATACATTGATGAGAATCAATTGACCTCAGAGTTTGGTGGAACCCTGGATTACTGCCACAGTGACTGGATCGTCCTGAGAACA GCCATAGAGAGCTTTGCGGTGACAGTTAAGGACATAGCTCAGATGCTGCAGGCATTTGGCACAAAGCTGGCAGAGACAGAGCTGCCAGATGAGGGCACCGCCATCGTACACCTCCTCTCAACCCACACTGATAAATACAGGAAACTCAAG GAGGCGATATGGTCTGTATCAAAGGAGGGTCGCCACCTGCTGGCTAGCCTGGAGGcctctgggagagaggaggattcACTATGGGATATCAGGCTGGACTGGGAGACTGTGCAGAG GCTACTAGCCCAGCTGAGGGACATGGAGTCAGCCTTTGACGGCTTCTTTGAGAAGCATCATCTGAagctccaacagtacctccagcTGCTCAGATACGAACACAGCTTCCAGGAG ATGGAGTTGTCTCTGGAGCGTCTGGCGACCCAGGAGAGGGAGGTGTCGTTGTCAGGGGAGACGCTGACTCAGACAGAACAGACACTCAGGGACCTGGACAGCCTGGAGGCTCACGCACAG GAGGAGATGGCCCGTGCCCAGACCATCATCCTCCATGGTCACCAGCTGGCAGCCTGTCACCACTACGCCATGGCCCTGATCGTGCAGCGCTGCAACGAGCTACGTCACCGCTGTGACACGCTCAGTAAGGCTCTGagggccaaacacacacacctctcccagaCCTACCAGCTGATGCTACGCTTGGATCAg GCCCAGAGTTGGTGTGACGACGGGGCCTACTTGTTGGCCCAGCAGCTGGTGGAAAAGTTCCAGTCTAAGGAGGGGGCCCAGGCTGCTCTGAAGGACATAGACAGATTCCTGGAGGGGGCTCCGTCTCTCCTCAGCTCAGGACATGACCTCCTGGCCGTGGAGTTTGAGTCTGTCCTCACCCCAGAGATACAG GTCCAGATAGGGAAGACATTTGAGAAGCACACAGCGGTGCAGGAGATGATCCACAACAGACAGGTCTGTCTGAGGAAGCTGGCTGATAAACACATCCGTCCCATTCAACTGGTGGCCCCCCGGCCGGAGAACCCACCCCGTTCCAAGTCCCCACTATTCTCCCCCAAACATG GGGTCGACGGTTTGAAGTTCTCCTTCGATCTATCACTTCCTGGGAAGAGGACGTCACGGAAAAGCCCCGGCTCCAGAAAG ATTGAGGTGATGCATGACTACCAGGAGAATAGGAGCTCCCTGCTCTCCAGCCTGGAGGGAGAGGACAGCCCAGACCTTCTCAAACG TCACGTGATGAGGGAGCTaatcgagacagagagagtctatGTGGAGGAGCTGCTGTCAGTGCTGCTG ggatacaggggagagatggagaatccAGGCCTTTCAGGGCTCCTGCCCCCCATCCTGCAAAGTAAGAAAGACATCCTGTTTGGAAACATGCCTGAGATCTACAACTTCCACAGCag GGTGTTCCTGCAGGACCTGGAGGGCTGCCTGGAGACCCCAGAGGGAGTAGGGGCCTGCTTTCTGGAGCGG AAGGAGAATTTCCAGGTGTATGAGTGTTACTGTCAGAATAAGTCTCGCTCTGAGTCCTTGTGGAGGCAATTCTCCGACTGTGCCTTTTTCCAG GAGTGTCAGAAGAAGCTGGAGCACAAACTGGGCCTGGATTCTTACCTGCTGAAACCAGTACAACGCCTTACCAAGTACCAGCTACTACTGAAg GAGCTACTGAAGTACAGTCCAGGAGGCTGTGAGGGGACCTCGGAGCTACAGGGGGCGCTAGCAGCCATGCTGGACCTCCTCAAGTCAGTCAATGATTCCATGCATCAGATCGCCATCACGGGCTACCAG GGAGAGTTGTCTGACCTGGGCCGGGTGCTGATGCAGGGCTCCTTCAGTGTGTGGATCAGCCATAAGAAAGGCCCCACCCGTATGAAGGAGCTGGCCCGCTTCAAGCCCATGCAGAGACACCTGTTCCTGTATGAGAGAGCCCTGCTCTTCTGCAAGCGCAGGGAGGAGCATGGAGAGGGTGCAGACAAGACCCCCTCCTACAGCTTCAAGCACTGtctcaag ATGAGTGCGGTGGGGATTACAGAGAATGTCAAGGGAGATGTGAAAAAGTTTGAGATCTGGTACAGTGGCAGGGAGGAGGTGTACTTAGTTCAG GCCCCCACAGTGGAGGTTAAGATGGCTTGGCTCAATGATCTGCGAAGGATCCTCACCAACCAGCAGAAACTTCTTAAAGGTTTTGGATGTCACTCACATCACTCTCCAAAGCACACCCAACAAAGAGTTGGTTTAATTCACCTCAGACatcctctctctggttctctttttctctcagatGAGCATTGTGTCAACAACCAGATGCCAGAACACATTCAACTGTCTCCGCCCTTGTCTGAGAG CAAACAGCAGAGGGCGTCGATCAGCTCCGaggacactgagtcagggaggaGCAGTCCAGACCCCCAGTCCCACTCCCCTCAACACCGACGCAACCGACGCA GCTGGCCCGGTGCACCTCACTCAGTAGACATCTGTGAGGGTCTGGAGGAGTGGGGTGGAGGTGAGGACCCCTCTCAGCCTTCAGACACCGAGGAGGAGGACGCTACTCAGCTG GCTCCAGGCAGATATAAGGCCTTGGCTGAATGTTCACGATACGGCCCAGATGACCTCACCATCAAGAGCGGTGATGTCATCCAGCTGCAGCACGAGGACGGCGAAGGCCACTG GCTGGTGAAGAACCTGAGTCGCAGACAGGAGGGTATCATCCCAGTCCCCAACCTGCACATGATTCTGGGAAACGGCAGTAGAGGACAGTCCACCAGACTAGGAGGTAAG ATCCAGGGAAGGCCAGAAAGCTCAGCTCCCCTTAGAGGGAAAATGCTGTCTTCAAGTGCTCGCGGGACCTGGGAAAGTGGTTAG